A DNA window from Castanea sativa cultivar Marrone di Chiusa Pesio chromosome 7, ASM4071231v1 contains the following coding sequences:
- the LOC142643386 gene encoding uncharacterized protein LOC142643386: MKVLRSRKIVPLTTTPNTNTKRKAKTKTKTKIEPSTPTQIQEPILQSPTPTPTPTPMSPASIGLGSDSVSVAGVTRRRSLRLVSKSGEKGTEEDKGGVFVGNGEMGIIDSLDLGFAGLSVKASDEDLSNKGGLRGLRDDGFNRKLSIDLNVLGSAEEEEEEEEEGLRGFGEVGLGSNLGIDTTTTATTTTTPRSNKSVKEEPKRKRRLSIDLNVLGSEDLVEDEENSKGYLSLRSGKRVVKKRMSGDVDGGGGGGREVIDLEIETGDRRLRREEKGTGKLALDDLEANNGVQVGELDLDLDLECAVDLLKLNNAGQGSGGNEKGKRKLGGASDGGVDENSANKSRRRYSREEKGKNKLVHDSSLPNGGEKLELSLSSQVKNSDKDVILLDETRIGNANEREMADNIASLDQTKVGKANTREIDSSRRDYMERFREIARENASRFAHFSSQEEEENNVPTEAEAEPEIEDWPGPFSTAMKIIRDRETKNKRVETSSSDKSKPVPVIWTPRYGQNHRKPMVPSLKELCLIVLSQNADAIASLENVPDALKHKLSQLLCDSRRMNNHVFELLIRGSPSEVRLRDCSWLTEEQFTDSFQTCDTSNLTVLQLDQCGRCMADYVLPSTLARSSNSLAALTTLSLSGACRLSDDGLSKLVSSASALRSLNLSQCSLLTSSGIDTLADSLGSVLRELNLTDCQSLDPMLILPALKKFEQLQVLSLAGIQNVGDDFLKEFLTARGHNIKELVLADCVKLTDSSFKVISETCPGLCAIDLVNLSKLTDFAIGYLANGCRAIQKLKLCRNSFSDEAIAAFLETSGDWLKELSLNNVKKVGYNTAASLGRRSKRLHTLDLSWCRNLTDEAVGYVVDNCLSLRVLKLFGCTQITKVFLDGHSNPDVQIIGLKMCPVLEHVQVPDHEGGPLLYYS; this comes from the exons ATGAAGGTCCTAAGGTCTCGTAAAATAGTCCCTTTAACTACAACACCCAATACCAATACCAAAAGGAaagccaaaaccaaaaccaaaaccaaaatcgAGCCCTCCACTCCCACCCAAATACAAGAACCCATTCTCCAATCTCCTACTCCTACTCCTACTCCAACACCCATGTCTCCTGCATCAATCGGGCTTGGATCCGATTCGGTCTCCGTTGCTGGGGTTACTCGGCGGCGAAGTCTCCGTCTCGTTTCTAAATCCGGCGAAAAAGGCACCGAGGAGGATAAAGGTGGGGTTTTTGTGGGTAATGGAGAAATGGGTATTATTGATTccttggatttgggttttgctGGATTGAGTGTGAAAGCCTCCGACGAAGATTTATCTAATAAGGGCGGTTTAAGGGGTTTACGCGATGATGGGTTTAATAGGAAATTGAGTATTGACCTTAATGTGTTAGGTTCCGCtgaagaggaggaggaagaggaagaggagggTTTAAGGGGTTTTGGTGAAGTTGGTTTAGGTTCTAATTTGGGAATCGATACTACTACTactgctactactactactacgcCCAGGTCTAATAAGAGTGTCAAGGAGGAGCCAAAAAGGAAGAGGAGATTGAGTATTGATCTGAATGTGCTAGGGTCGGAAGATTTGGTGGAGGATGAGGAGAATAGTAAAGGGTATTTGAGTTTGCGGTCCGGGAAGAGGGTTGTGAAGAAAAGAATGAGTGGAGATGttgatggaggaggaggaggaggaagggaAGTGATTGATCTTGAGATTGAGACTGGTGATAGGAGGCTTAGAAGAGAGGAAAAGGGGACAGGGAAGTTAGCCCTGGATGATTTAGAGGCAAATAATGGTGTTCAAGTAGGGgaattggatttggatttggatttggaatgTGCAGTGGATTTGCTTAAGTTGAATAATGCGGGGCAAGGGAGTGGAGGAAATGAAAAGGGGAAGAGAAAGTTGGGTGGTGCTAGTGATGGGGGTGTTGATGAGAATAGTGCTAATAAGAGCAGAAGGAGATATAGCAGGGAAGAGAAAGGGAAGAACAAATTGGTTCATGATTCTTCATTACCGAATGGTGGTGAGAAATTGGAGTTGAGTTTGAGTTCTCAAGTTAAGAATTCAGATAAAGATGTTATTTTGTTGGATGAAACCAGAATAGGGAACGCTAATGAAAGAGAAATGGCGGATAATATAGCATCATTGGATCAAACCAAAGTTGGGAAGGCTAACACAAGAGAGATTGACTCAAGCAGAAGGGATTACATGGAACGGTTCCGAGAGATAGCCAGGGAAAATGCCTCTAGgtttgctcatttttcttctcaagaGGAAGAGGAGAACAATGTGCCTACTGAGGCTGAAGCAGAACCAGAAATCGAAGATTGGCCAGGACCCTTCTCCACAGCTATGAAGATCATTAGAGATCGGGAAACTAAAAATAAGCGAGTGGAGACTTCCTCTTCAGACAAGAGCAAACCTGTACCAGTGATATGGACACCGAGATATGGCCAAAATCACAGAAAGCCCATGGTTCCCTCACTGAAAGAACTATGTTTGATAGTTCTTTCCCAGAATGCTGATGCAATTGCTTCACTTGAAAATGTCCCAGATGCCTTGAAGCACAAGCTGAGTCAGTTGCTATGCGATTCTCGCAGAATGAACAATCATGTTTTTGAGCTTCTTATTCGTGGATCACCTTCAGAGGTTCGCTTAAGGGATTGTTCGTGGCTAACGGAGGAGCAGTTTACAGATTCTTTTCAGACGTGTGACACCAGCAATCTAACA GTGCTACAACTTGACCAGTGTGGGCGCTGTATGGCAGATTATGTATTACCTTCTACCTTAGCTCGGTCATCAAATAGCTTGGCTGCATTAACTACTTTATCCCTCAGTGGTGCATGTCGTCTTTCAGATGATGGGCTAAGTAAACTTGTTTCTTCTGCCTCTGCTTTAAGATCATTAAATCTCAGCCAGTGTTCCCTTCTCACCTCCTCCGGTATTGACACTTTAGCTGATTCATTGGGATCAGTTCTTAGAGAATTGAATCTTACTGATTGTCAAAGCCTCGATCCTATGCTTATCTTGCCAGCATTGAAGAAGTTTGAACAACTACAAGTATTATCATTAGCAGGTATTCAAAATGTAGGTGATGATTTTCTCAAGGAATTCTTGACTGCTCGTGGTCACAATATTAAGGAGCTTGTTCTGGCTGATTGTGT AAAATTGACAGATTCTTCCTTTAAAGTCATCTCCGAAACCTGTCCGGGATTATGTGCGATTGATCTTGTAAACTTAAGCAAATTGACAGATTTTGCTATTGGATATCTTGCAAATGGCTGTCGCgcaattcaaaaattaaaactgtGCCGCAATTCATTcag TGATGAAGCTATCGCTGCATTCCTTGAAACCTCTGGAGATTGGTTGAAAGAGCTTTCACTAAATAATGTCAAGAAG GTTGGCTACAACACAGCTGCATCACTTGGCAGGCGTTCAAAAAGGTTGCATACTCTGGATCTATCTTGGTGCCGAAATTTGACAGATGAGGCTGTGGGTTATGTTGTAGACAACTGCTTATCATTGAGGGTGCTCAAACTTTTTGGATGCACTCAG attacGAAAGTTTTTCTCGATGGCCACTCTAATCCAGATGTACAAATCATTGGCTTGAAGATGTGCCCAGTATTGGAACATGTCCAGGTGCCTGATCATGAAGGAGGTCCATTGCTTTATTACTCATAG
- the LOC142642354 gene encoding GCN5-related N-acetyltransferase 6, chloroplastic produces the protein MSSATNTISIHRPELLRFPRDAAAVVVVAAANHTKFQRVTTASWTMAMDSKKSSFGNYNTSKKNKKEEVSIIPHWESSSSSSSDFRFDRLQPSDQELGTDQKRLKFGHYVARQALLDEEFWTAAWLRAESHWENRANERYVDNFKRKFADQEFNAIKRRSRGQIGQKCTCIVTVMKEVKNVKRTVIKSVVGTLDLSIRYMLHGETFPGERVRAHLFCSINRTDPNKYGYIANLCVIKSARRRGIARNMLHFAVESAKSESVEQVYVHVHRSNIPALELYQKMGFEIVEEASSQLVEDQTFLLCLKT, from the exons ATGTCCTCCGCCACCAACACGATTTCGATTCACAGACCCGAACTCTTGAGGTTTCCCCGCGatgctgctgctgttgttgttgttgctgcagCAAATCATACTAAATTTCAAAGGGTCACAACAGCTTCTTGGACAAT GGCAATGGATTCTAAAAAATCATCATTTGGTAATTATAATACGAGCAAGAAGAATAAGAAGGAAGAGGTGTCCATTATTCCTCACTGggaatcatcatcatcttcgTCCTCCGATTTCCGATTCGACCGCCTGCAGCCGTCGGATCAAGAATTGGGTACAGATCAAAAAAGACTCAAGTTTGGACACTACGTGGCGCGACAGGCCCTTCTTGATGAAGAGTTTTGG ACAGCGGCATGGCTAAGAGCAGAGAGTCATTGGGAAAATAGAGCTAACGAACG ATATGTAGATAACTTCAAAAGGAAATTTGCTGACCAG GAGTTTAATGCCATAAAAAGGCGCAGTAGAGGCCAAATTGGGCAGAAATGCACCTGCATTGTCACG GTTATGAAGGAAGTGAAGAATGTAAAACGCACTGTAATTAAAAGTGTAGTTGGAACCCTTGATTTGAGCATCCGGTATATGTTGCATGGAGAGACTTTTCCTGGG GAAAGGGTGAGAGCTCATCTCTTCTGCAGCATTAATAGAACAGACCCAAATAAATATGGTTATATTGCAAACTTATGTGTGATCAAATCAGCACGTCGTCGGGGTATTGCAAGAAACATGTTACATTTTGCTGTTGAATCAGCCAAATCTGAGA GCGTGGAACAGGTATATGTACATGTGCATAGAAGCAACATACCTGCTCTGGAACTTTACCAAAAGATGGGCTTTGAG ATTGTGGAAGAGGCAAGCTCTCAATTGGTAGAAGACCAAACTTTCTTGCTTTGTTTGAAGACATAG
- the LOC142642630 gene encoding uncharacterized protein LOC142642630 translates to MASSKLRSSCSFPNLVLSCLNFTLFILSSASLAPIILLRMPPTSMGMAFLMVSCVSLLSSFVGFYSQLTHFCFITHMSLLLGSAIGQLLSILALFTKEQSSLSLLKSTRDPKEAKLLVRLECGVLMAMFLMQLVVLVLSCAVHSCWLREYEGLEAEREAMAKKRSRRIAKVQEESMANVAKISEVKAKELDDKMKSKYGQWVKTDFEG, encoded by the coding sequence ATGGCTTCCTCCAAGCTTAGAAGCTCATGTTCCTTTCCAAATCTTGTCCTCTCATGCTTGAATTTCACTCTCTTTATACTTTCCTCAGCTTCTCTTGCACCCATTATTCTACTGAGAATGCCTCCAACTTCTATGGGTATGGCTTTCCTCATGGTCTCTTGTGTTTCATTGCTCTCCTCCTTTGTGGGCTTCTACTCTCAGCTCACCCACTTCTGTTTCATAACCCACATGTCACTTCTCCTTGGCTCGGCAATTGGGCAATTGCTTAGCATATTGGCCTTGTTTACAAAAGAGCAATCCAGCCTTTCCTTGCTCAAGTCCACAAGGGACCCCAAAGAGGCAAAGCTTTTGGTGAGGTTGGAATGTGGGGTTTTGATGGCAATGTTTCTAATGCAGTTGGTGGTGTTGGTACTGAGCTGTGCAGTGCACAGCTGTTGGCTGAGAGAATATGAGGGACTAGAAGCTGAAAGAGAGGCAATGGCAAAGAAGAGGAGTAGGAGGATAGCTAAAGTACAAGAGGAATCCATGGCTAATGTAGCCAAGATTTCAGAAGTTAAAGCCAAGGAATTGGATGACAAAATGAAGAGCAAGTATGGGCAGTGGGTAAAGACTGATTTTGAAGGCTAA